One window of the Sander lucioperca isolate FBNREF2018 chromosome 5, SLUC_FBN_1.2, whole genome shotgun sequence genome contains the following:
- the gap43 gene encoding neuromodulin produces MLCCIRRTKPVEKNEEADQKIEQDGTTNKPEDKAHKAATKIQASFRGHITRKKMKDGEEEKEGDSPAAAEEATEGGEEAKKAEGEEAPAKEEKAAGEEAKKEEETSQAKSPVADKPANSPAAAAASPVGTATSPVAAAPAAAASPTATTAPSEPQKEEPKVEEKAEEKPKEVEAPAAAAKSPTTATAEEKKEEESEEKKEEPRQADVPAAVSPAAEAEKEEPNQTKEKQDAAEESKAVEATPADAAAEGTESKDD; encoded by the exons ATGCTGTGCTGCATAAGAAGAACCAAACCG GTGGAGAAGAATGAGGAGGCGGACCAGAAGATTGAACAGGATGGCACCACCAACAAACCCGAGGACAAGGCCCACAAGGCTGCCACCAAAATACAGGCCAGCTTCCGTGGACACATAACTCGGAAAAAGATGAAAGAcggagaggaagagaaggagggagacagtcctgctgctgcagaggaggcgacagagggaggagaggaggcaaagaaagcagagggagaggaggcacCCGCAAAGGAGGAAAAAGCTGCAGGAGAGGAGGccaagaaggaggaggagacgaGCCAAGCCAAAAGCCCAGTGGCAGACAAGCCAGCTAACTCTCCggcagctgctgctgcctctCCAGTAGGCACAGCGACATCTCCTGTAGCTGCAGCACCGGCAGCTGCTGCCTCTCCTACAGCCACCACAGCACCCTCTGAGCCCCAGAAAGAGGAGCCAAAGGTAGAGGAAAAAGCAGAGGAGAAGCCCAAAGAGGTGGAGGCCCCAGCGGCGGCAGCCAAAAGTCCTACCACAGCCACAGctgaggagaagaaggaggaggagagtgaagagaaaaaggaggagccCAGACAAGCCGATGTGCCTGCTGCTGTCAGCCCGGCAGCTGAAGCAGAGAAGGAGGAGCCTaaccaaacaaaagaaaaacaag ATGCTGCAGAGGAGTCTAAAGCAGTGGAGGCCACCCCGGCAGATGCAGCAGCGGAGGGCACCGAGTCCAAGGATGACTAA